The genomic region AtgttctttgattttctttttatttgattcAATGATCGGAAATTAGGAGaggtgtgagaggtaaaaaaggGTGCGtagatagcaccacccactcATTGGGTTTGTACATCTACTAGATAGAGGGAAATTAGTACAATaaacatatttttgttgaaaaccTAGTCcatttgaattagggttttttaggttttgttttatataaatataactTGTAGTTTAATATAAGAATAAAGTTAGCCACAATATAGTCTCTCACAGTAGCCGTCTGGGGAATTTGTTGTGTTCTCTTTCTTCAATTAATAAAGTTTTATTCATAATTTTATATTcggtttgaaccacattattgctagtttgttgtgaggctaagcccacacCCTATAATATCGTTgttcaaaaaaggaaaaaaaaactattttgacATCAATGCATAAATGATCAACATTTATTATGTCGTCATTCTATATATCATTGTTGTCGTTATGTCATCGCTAAATCGTTGATATGTGATTAATATGTCGTTATTACTGAAAATGATCATTTCTACAAACTCAATGTCAAAATATGTTTCTTGTAGCTATTTTCCTTAAAGAAAACGCATCTGATTAATGTCTTAGCAATATCTATTCCACACTATGTATACTTAATTACATGCAAAACGTACTATGCTagttaatatataaaatattaatgtttGACTTGTCACATGATGTTCTACAATTTGATTTCAGGTAACGTGTCACGTATTTAAAAGGTGGATTTAACTTAcatattggatttttttttcgtAAGTACAAACTTAACTATATTGGTTTAACTTATACGTTTACAAGTATTCACGTTATAAATTATAtatctgttgaccctaaaaattacaaaacctacgtggcgcgcaggccgagtaactaataaaataactatgtccttcggtcgaatgcggggcgtgccaactcgtcggctgagcctggccgaggagtaaaatttgttgatgtagctttgagcgcgtcgctgacttctttaacttgcgattgcgaccgaggaaggaacaatctcggtctctgggttctacagcctgaagacaaggctgctaattctgcggagttcacaaatcgtccgagcccgattcggtcactgtgattatattcgtgagagtataagcacgtcgaatcgagaccaaggtgtatgggcacaggtactcgaacgtgatgtatgtcttgatggtaaacgtagttcggccgtcggaatgccgaaccctgaaactcacttgtgagtatccaatcataaaaccactcggcgaccagtacgccgagcaatgtaattcgtaacacctaactatgccgagaaggctagcaaggtgacctctgccaacaaaggttcgaaaacctttctcgaccgagacttggatagataatcggtcgacctcgacgcagtgctgtttatccaaactgaagatgcttctcggtcggctgattctgcgacagcagtgctgtttatccaaactgaaggtgctcgccgggcgcttccacagtgctgtttatccaaactgaaggtgtgtcggcaggaaaagaaaaggaaaaaaatctcaaggtgttgagaggttttgcgcagggcaattgtatgctgatttgaaggtccttttctgttgcatgatttcttgtatttatagtgccccattccttgaaaacCAATTCTGAtatggattgggagtccttgcccCATTTCgcctctaactcgaacaaacctcttcctactgggattctgaattttccttcttttcgagaCTCCATTCCTTGCCGGTCGAGACTCCTGGTCGCACTAGGACTTCCTCTACCTCTCCTATTCATCTGGACCTcttaggataggatttggccgaccctgccaactgatccgggatttattattcggcccatattatctatcatcaccttgggccgagcacatcctgctgctcggcccagcaataatattttgggcctaaACAATATCACAtatacatttaatatttttctttctataattgGAAGTCAAGCACAAGATGGGTTGTACTTTGTTTGCTAATTACGAAGGAAGTTTGTACCGGTGGTGTTTGTACATGTggtattatttatgtttgtttgtgttatGGCAAAAATAAATGTTTACCTTGTTTGTACAAATTACCTTCCGACTGAATAATGGATCACTCGAAAAAATATTCTCATAAAACTCTGtcgttttctttaaaaaaaaaaaaaaaaaaaaaaaacaacaacaaagaataTAACTATAGCTATAGTTATAGCTTATcggaaaaataaaagggaaacaACAAAATAGAAATCATCCCATTGTTAATTCATTAcatggatatatgtatatattgtttatttttatttttataaacaataagatattttacattaaattattgagattatattCAAACGTGAGCGCAAAGAGATGAGCACGCTACTCTAGCTAATTTAATTATGTCTACCGAAGATAAGATATCACTTaaagaataaataaagaatTAAATTATGAGTATATAGTATTTGGTCCACAAAGATGGGCAATTAATTAATTGTGTAATGCACTTGCAATTCGATATGACTGCTTTCTCTGTCCGGCTGGCTTTTTTGAGCGAGTCTAGGACTTCCTTATTTTACTTAATCCTTTAATTTTCAGTTGGTTCCGGTGCTGGACCATCTCTCAATCAATTTGAAATGAACAAGGGACCCAGAACTGCTAAAAGTATGGAAGCTTAATATAATTTTTGGATTTCTCTTCCCAAAACGACTTAAATAAAAAGTTTCTAAAACAAGAGTTTGATCTAGAAATCGTAATCTCCTAAAAGTTCCAAATGTATTGAGCAATTAATGGTATTCTGATTTCCCAAAAAGGCAAAACCAGAAAAGAAATTCATAGGAATGCGATCAAACATTTGTGGAACTGTAACCCATGCCCATTAATCTGTAATCTGTGTTGTAAAACCAACCAAAAATCAATTATGTacacaaaaaatggaaaattactaaaaatatagaaagtcacaattctttctttttcaagatGGATAAGAAGAAACCAAATTGCTTGGTATACAAGTAGAATTCTTCCATGTCCTTGCATGCAATTTTAAGATCTCTCTAGCCTTCTCCTTGGTCTTGCTCCCACTATCCACCTGAAGAACTAAGCATAGCTTCGCCACAATACCCAATTGCATCATCTCCTGCAAAACATTCGACGTCGCGGAAAACTtgcaaatgaagaacaaaatctTCACTGCCCTCTCGCTTGCCACCTTCGAGACCCTCATTATCTTCTTAGACACCACGGCTAGTCCTGCCCCGTGGGTCAGCAGTTCTGCGCGGCCTTCCGCGCAGCCGCATAGCATGTCAAGCACCAAGAGTGTCATTTCCAAGGTTCTCCTATCGGAAGAAGTATCTAGAAGAAGCTCAATCAAGACCATAACCGCCCCGGATTCAACGGCTTTGATTCTGTTTCGTCCCCATGGACAGAGCTGGATCAACAGTTGCAATGTGGCTTTTGAGGCCTGTTGTGAGATTTGATCATTTAAGACCCGAACAACTTGGACGAAGAATCCAGGTTTTACGTTTGTCATCCTCATCGAATCAGCAACCTCGAACATTGATCTCAACAACATCACAGCGTACGTCCGAGACTCGTCGCTCCCACGTTGCATGAGTTTGATTAAGGCCTCGACAAACTCACCCTCTTTGCCTATTAGGGTTTTGAGAACATCTTCACTAAGATTTAGGTTGTAGAGGATGCTCAAAGCTTCTTCATTTTCGACGTTTTCTCTGTCgttcttgatgttgttgattatCGTTGAAGCAAGGAACTCGCCTGCACCAGCGGCTTCGATGCTTCTCTTGTTGGCTTCGCTTTGGGATGAAATGGATCGAAGCTCACTGAGGCATTTTGCCAGACCGTTTGGGGACTTTTTGGCGTCTCGGAGGAGCTTGTCGATCTGAGATTTGTTAACGGGCGGCTTCGGAGTTGGGATCCTTTCGATGCCGTGAGAAGCGTTCATTGTGCACCAAGCTTGGAGCAACCGGCGAAGAGTGTGGTTGGGAGTTAAGTCGGA from Pyrus communis chromosome 9, drPyrComm1.1, whole genome shotgun sequence harbors:
- the LOC137746250 gene encoding E3 ubiquitin-protein ligase PUB23-like; translated protein: MDQEIDVPSFFLCPISLEIMKDPVTISTGITYDRESIEKWLFSSKNKTCPVTKQVVSEDSDLTPNHTLRRLLQAWCTMNASHGIERIPTPKPPVNKSQIDKLLRDAKKSPNGLAKCLSELRSISSQSEANKRSIEAAGAGEFLASTIINNIKNDRENVENEEALSILYNLNLSEDVLKTLIGKEGEFVEALIKLMQRGSDESRTYAVMLLRSMFEVADSMRMTNVKPGFFVQVVRVLNDQISQQASKATLQLLIQLCPWGRNRIKAVESGAVMVLIELLLDTSSDRRTLEMTLLVLDMLCGCAEGRAELLTHGAGLAVVSKKIMRVSKVASERAVKILFFICKFSATSNVLQEMMQLGIVAKLCLVLQVDSGSKTKEKAREILKLHARTWKNSTCIPSNLVSSYPS